A stretch of the Streptosporangium sp. NBC_01755 genome encodes the following:
- a CDS encoding alpha/beta fold hydrolase, which produces MELAFERRGTGSPLVLLHGIGHHWQAWLPVLDRLAAERDVIAVDFPGFGVSPPLPSGTPYTAESLADAIESFCGVLGLRDPHVAGNSLGGYVALELAARSVVRSATALSPAGFWNRSELAYLRVVLRAIGTFARGLSPERALALAEDPLGRVLSAGLLVAHPTRLSPEALLAALQALKDASGFDETLASFAGLMPPAPPKVPVTIAWGEHDRLLPRRQAVRAARWSGQRVKLLKGCGHVPMTDDPELVARVLLEASA; this is translated from the coding sequence ATGGAGCTGGCGTTCGAACGGCGTGGGACGGGCTCGCCCCTGGTCCTGCTGCACGGCATCGGGCATCACTGGCAGGCATGGTTGCCGGTGCTCGACCGGCTCGCCGCCGAGCGAGACGTGATCGCCGTTGACTTTCCCGGCTTCGGCGTCTCACCACCGTTGCCGTCCGGCACGCCGTACACGGCCGAAAGCCTGGCGGACGCGATCGAGTCCTTCTGCGGGGTGCTCGGCCTGCGCGACCCGCATGTGGCGGGAAACTCACTGGGCGGTTACGTCGCCCTCGAACTGGCCGCGCGTTCCGTGGTCCGCTCGGCCACCGCGCTCTCTCCCGCCGGGTTCTGGAACCGCAGTGAGCTCGCATACCTGCGAGTCGTCCTACGGGCCATCGGGACCTTCGCCCGCGGACTTTCCCCTGAACGGGCGCTCGCTCTCGCGGAGGACCCGCTGGGCCGCGTTCTCTCCGCGGGCCTCCTGGTCGCCCATCCCACCCGGCTCTCCCCGGAGGCGCTGCTCGCCGCTCTCCAGGCGCTCAAGGACGCCTCGGGGTTCGACGAGACCCTCGCCTCGTTCGCGGGACTGATGCCTCCCGCGCCGCCGAAGGTGCCGGTCACGATCGCCTGGGGCGAGCACGACCGGCTGCTCCCGCGCAGGCAGGCGGTAAGGGCCGCCAGATGGTCGGGGCAGCGGGTGAAACTGCTCAAGGGGTGCGGGCACGTGCCGATGACCGACGATCCCGAGTTGGTCGCGCGTGTGCTGCTGGAGGCATCCGCGTAG
- a CDS encoding metal-dependent transcriptional regulator: MTAHGLIDTTEMYLRTIFELEEEGIVPLRARIAERLQQSGPTVSQTVARMERDGLVRVEGDRHLTMTDLGRTLATRVMRKHRLAECLLTQVIGLPWEEVHVEACRWEHVMSESVEARLVRLLNNPTEDPHGNPIPGLEELGVAGLPDGRLESLPSMAAMAGPRDIPVVVRRISEQVQSDPAVMLKLKQVGIQPGREVTLAVSDDGVRVTGDDEAGSFLADLPREIAAHVFVSIR; encoded by the coding sequence TTGACCGCACACGGCCTGATCGACACAACTGAGATGTACCTTCGTACGATCTTCGAGCTGGAGGAGGAGGGCATCGTCCCCCTGCGCGCGCGAATCGCGGAGCGGCTCCAGCAGAGCGGTCCCACAGTCAGCCAGACGGTCGCCAGGATGGAGCGCGACGGCCTGGTCCGCGTCGAGGGCGACCGGCACCTGACCATGACCGACCTGGGACGCACTCTCGCGACCCGTGTCATGCGCAAGCACCGTCTCGCCGAGTGTCTGCTCACCCAGGTCATCGGCCTGCCCTGGGAAGAGGTGCACGTCGAGGCGTGCCGCTGGGAACACGTCATGTCCGAGTCGGTGGAGGCGCGGCTGGTCCGCCTGCTCAACAATCCCACGGAGGATCCGCACGGCAATCCGATCCCCGGCCTCGAGGAACTCGGCGTCGCGGGCCTTCCCGACGGGCGGCTGGAGTCGCTACCGTCGATGGCCGCGATGGCCGGACCCAGAGATATACCCGTTGTCGTGCGGCGAATTAGCGAACAAGTGCAAAGCGATCCGGCTGTGATGCTTAAACTCAAGCAAGTTGGGATACAACCCGGACGCGAGGTAACGCTCGCGGTGAGTGACGACGGTGTGCGGGTGACAGGTGACGACGAGGCGGGCAGTTTTCTTGCGGATCTCCCGCGAGAGATTGCCGCGCACGTTTTCGTCTCCATACGCTGA
- a CDS encoding class F sortase: MYQGPAQGGPDPYHGGGSAAKPKGNMLMAGLLVAGSLGGVAAIMAGLLAYLSPAPEDPGYGLSEPQAAVSSFQAQPGAQPGTGEQVADQQPAGVLPSSVGPGGLDVPLTAAAPTAPPPLPVVQPPAPLKSNGVKPRRLAIPKIGVLAPLMALGVDSKREIQTPPLSKPNQAGWYKHGPIPGQQGPSVVLGHVNTRSGAAVFSRLKEIKRGDKIKVSRTDGTLVEFTVDGVEQVSKAAFPSKRVYGNTGEATLRLITCGGVYNRKTGHYTDNIIVYATLSKTRRA, encoded by the coding sequence ATGTACCAAGGACCTGCGCAGGGCGGTCCCGACCCCTACCACGGCGGCGGCTCAGCGGCCAAGCCCAAGGGAAACATGCTGATGGCCGGGCTTCTCGTGGCCGGGTCGCTCGGCGGAGTGGCCGCGATCATGGCGGGGCTGCTCGCGTACCTCTCACCGGCGCCGGAGGATCCGGGCTATGGGCTGTCCGAGCCGCAGGCGGCGGTCAGCAGCTTTCAGGCACAGCCGGGCGCGCAGCCGGGTACCGGGGAGCAGGTCGCCGACCAGCAGCCCGCGGGAGTGCTGCCGTCATCGGTGGGGCCGGGCGGACTGGACGTCCCGCTGACGGCCGCCGCGCCCACGGCGCCGCCGCCGCTGCCGGTGGTCCAGCCTCCGGCGCCGTTGAAGAGCAACGGTGTGAAGCCCCGGCGGCTGGCCATCCCGAAGATCGGCGTGCTGGCCCCGCTGATGGCGCTCGGTGTCGACTCCAAGCGGGAGATCCAGACGCCCCCGCTGAGCAAGCCCAACCAGGCGGGCTGGTACAAGCACGGTCCGATCCCCGGGCAGCAGGGACCTTCGGTGGTTCTCGGGCACGTGAACACCCGGAGCGGGGCAGCCGTCTTCAGCCGGCTGAAGGAGATCAAGCGCGGGGACAAGATCAAGGTCTCCCGGACGGACGGGACCCTCGTGGAGTTCACGGTCGACGGTGTGGAACAGGTCAGCAAGGCGGCCTTCCCGTCGAAGCGGGTCTACGGCAACACCGGCGAGGCGACCCTGCGCCTGATCACCTGCGGCGGTGTCTACAACAGGAAGACCGGCCACTACACCGACAACATCATCGTCTACGCGACCCTGTCGAAGACCCGTCGCGCCTGA
- a CDS encoding MFS transporter, translating into MRFGNFVRRHAADTRPLGIPAYRRLWAGQGVSFIGFQLTSVAVSAQIYDITESSFWVGMLGPANLIPLIVFGLWGGAIADAVDRRRLLIIGALIAWSGTLALLVQAALGSTSIGLLLATVALHATGFAITGPTRGAIIPRLVPADLVPAANTLNFLVGGLGTVVGPLIGGVVLAQSGFAAAYLIDALLFGAGFYAAVRLPRLEPIGEVTRPGLRSVVDGLRYVCGHPVVLMSFVVDLIAMAFALPRALFPEVVAERFGGSLVAFGWLSASIAIGSVLGGVLSGWVGRVRRQGVALTYVIAAWGLTVAAAGLADQLWLMVALLAFGGAADLVSAVWRQTILQTHAPDDMRGRMQGVFMVVVAGGPRLGDLRAGATASWFGATGAWVGGGIVCAVAVVAVGLAVPAFRNYRPLASSV; encoded by the coding sequence GTGAGGTTCGGAAATTTCGTCCGTAGGCACGCGGCCGACACACGCCCGCTCGGCATCCCCGCCTACCGGCGACTCTGGGCCGGTCAGGGTGTGTCGTTCATCGGCTTCCAGCTCACCTCGGTGGCCGTCAGCGCCCAGATCTACGACATCACGGAGTCGTCCTTCTGGGTCGGCATGCTCGGCCCCGCCAACCTGATCCCCCTGATCGTCTTCGGGCTCTGGGGCGGCGCGATCGCCGATGCCGTCGACCGGCGCAGGCTCCTCATCATCGGTGCGCTGATCGCCTGGTCGGGGACGCTCGCACTCCTGGTCCAGGCAGCCCTCGGGTCGACGAGCATCGGCCTGTTGCTGGCCACCGTGGCCCTGCACGCCACAGGGTTCGCCATCACGGGCCCGACCAGGGGCGCCATCATCCCCAGGCTGGTCCCGGCCGATCTGGTTCCGGCGGCCAACACCCTCAACTTCCTGGTGGGCGGCCTCGGCACCGTCGTCGGGCCGTTGATCGGCGGGGTCGTGCTCGCCCAGAGCGGCTTCGCCGCCGCCTACCTGATCGACGCGCTGCTGTTCGGCGCGGGCTTCTACGCCGCGGTGAGACTGCCGAGACTCGAACCGATCGGCGAGGTGACACGCCCAGGCCTGCGGTCGGTCGTGGACGGCCTGCGCTACGTCTGCGGACACCCGGTCGTGCTGATGTCGTTCGTCGTCGATCTCATCGCCATGGCGTTCGCGCTGCCCAGGGCACTGTTCCCCGAGGTCGTGGCCGAGAGGTTCGGCGGATCACTGGTCGCGTTCGGCTGGCTGTCGGCCAGCATCGCCATCGGCTCGGTGCTCGGCGGGGTGCTGTCGGGCTGGGTGGGGCGGGTCCGGCGTCAGGGGGTGGCGCTCACGTACGTGATCGCCGCCTGGGGACTCACCGTCGCCGCGGCCGGACTCGCCGACCAGTTGTGGCTGATGGTCGCGCTGCTCGCGTTCGGCGGGGCCGCCGATCTGGTCTCCGCGGTGTGGCGGCAGACGATCCTGCAGACCCACGCGCCGGACGACATGCGAGGGAGGATGCAGGGCGTCTTCATGGTGGTGGTCGCCGGGGGTCCCAGGCTGGGGGACCTCCGGGCCGGGGCCACCGCCTCGTGGTTCGGGGCCACGGGGGCCTGGGTGGGCGGCGGGATCGTCTGCGCGGTGGCCGTGGTCGCGGTGGGGCTGGCCGTCCCGGCCTTCAGAAATTATCGCCCGCTCGCGAGCAGTGTTTGA
- a CDS encoding ATP-binding SpoIIE family protein phosphatase: MKRWGDVSQDAADHLTAGSVLDHAEMAVVVTDRFSNLLYWNPFAERLFGRPGTSGPRDRSLSLGIMEKDHPLAVELSKHVLKGGVWEGTFDVRRGDGTIIYVRAQAVPLRHPSGAVTGIVITAREAMRSNEREKDRFGLLERIGERLAGSLYVEETLKRVAEMLVPQFADHCFIELMEEGRLTRRVSTHVQGWSPPPNTWAPIGAEIRYPAGHYADIALRRQETILVEDFSQTNYPSPGEANTRLAAEIGMTSAIVAPLCVRGEILGLMYLGLSNLTDRRSPHYDAFDRDFVGAIATRVALAVDNALLFEEERHTAESFQKHLLPRALPQLDGLEIAVRYFPAAPLASHGQGIQTQVGGDWYDVIPLSAGRVGIVIGDVEGRGAKAAAVMGQLRAALRAFAQDDKPPAEILARLDEWTRIIATPEQDESGTDISVPPIVTCQYLVYDAWSRQLSFANAGHAPPLLLIGDTCTELDIREVGQPLGVRAKGMHADLVYKEETRKLPPGAALLLYTDGLVDRRPIRDADGRPPNVEETLGKLCERLIEISDSSVERIADAATVAVPGEIDDDMAILVLRSAPEDLAVEERTFPAQPIMVGEARRMASEAFVGWNVPEERAELACLLVSEVVTNVVLHAASASIPRRELTMDGPPLSFDESWDIPGFEDEIINEKEFTLRLRRGGESVWVEVFDQDLRLPRIRSAGENDEGGRGLYLVDQLAKRWGSRPTKEGKAVWFEIPTRSR; encoded by the coding sequence ATGAAGCGGTGGGGGGATGTTTCCCAGGATGCCGCTGATCACCTTACGGCTGGCTCCGTCCTAGATCATGCTGAGATGGCGGTGGTGGTCACCGACAGGTTCAGCAACCTGCTCTACTGGAACCCTTTCGCGGAAAGGCTTTTCGGGCGCCCGGGCACATCGGGGCCCCGTGACCGGTCCCTCTCCCTGGGCATCATGGAGAAGGATCATCCGCTGGCCGTCGAGCTCTCCAAACACGTCCTCAAGGGCGGCGTCTGGGAGGGCACGTTCGACGTCAGGCGCGGTGACGGGACGATCATCTACGTGCGGGCCCAGGCCGTGCCGCTGCGGCACCCCTCGGGAGCGGTGACGGGCATCGTCATCACCGCTCGCGAGGCGATGCGCAGCAACGAGCGGGAGAAGGACCGCTTCGGCCTGCTGGAGCGGATCGGCGAGCGCCTCGCCGGATCGCTCTACGTCGAGGAGACGCTCAAGCGCGTCGCCGAGATGCTCGTCCCGCAGTTCGCCGATCACTGCTTCATCGAGCTGATGGAGGAGGGGCGGCTGACCCGCAGGGTCTCCACACACGTCCAGGGCTGGAGCCCGCCGCCCAACACCTGGGCGCCGATCGGGGCGGAGATCCGCTACCCGGCGGGACATTACGCCGACATCGCGCTGCGCCGCCAGGAGACGATCCTCGTCGAGGACTTCTCCCAGACCAACTATCCCAGCCCCGGTGAGGCCAACACCCGCCTGGCCGCCGAGATCGGCATGACCTCGGCCATCGTGGCGCCGCTCTGCGTGCGAGGTGAGATCCTCGGGCTGATGTACCTGGGGCTGTCCAACCTGACCGACCGGCGTAGCCCGCACTACGACGCCTTCGACCGTGACTTCGTGGGGGCGATCGCCACCAGGGTCGCGCTCGCCGTCGACAACGCGCTGCTGTTCGAGGAGGAACGGCACACCGCGGAGTCCTTCCAGAAGCACCTGCTTCCCCGCGCGCTGCCGCAGCTCGACGGACTGGAGATCGCGGTCCGCTACTTTCCCGCCGCCCCCCTGGCCAGCCACGGGCAGGGCATCCAGACCCAGGTCGGCGGCGACTGGTACGACGTCATCCCGCTCTCGGCGGGCCGGGTCGGCATCGTCATCGGCGACGTCGAGGGCCGGGGCGCCAAGGCCGCGGCGGTCATGGGGCAGCTGCGGGCGGCCCTGCGGGCCTTCGCCCAGGACGACAAGCCGCCCGCGGAGATCCTCGCCAGGCTCGACGAGTGGACGCGCATCATCGCCACCCCGGAGCAGGACGAGAGCGGCACCGACATCAGCGTCCCGCCCATCGTCACCTGCCAGTACCTGGTGTACGACGCCTGGTCGCGGCAGCTGTCGTTCGCCAACGCCGGTCACGCCCCCCCACTTCTGCTCATCGGCGACACCTGCACCGAACTCGACATCCGTGAGGTCGGCCAGCCGCTGGGGGTCCGTGCCAAGGGCATGCACGCGGACCTGGTCTACAAGGAGGAGACGCGGAAGCTGCCCCCGGGGGCGGCGCTGCTCCTCTACACCGACGGGCTCGTCGACCGCCGCCCCATCCGCGACGCCGACGGCAGGCCGCCCAACGTCGAGGAGACGCTGGGGAAGCTCTGCGAGAGACTCATCGAGATCAGTGACAGCTCCGTCGAGCGCATCGCCGACGCCGCCACCGTCGCGGTGCCCGGCGAGATCGACGATGACATGGCCATCCTCGTGCTCAGGTCCGCCCCCGAGGACCTGGCCGTCGAGGAGCGCACCTTCCCGGCCCAGCCGATCATGGTGGGTGAGGCACGCCGGATGGCCTCGGAGGCGTTCGTCGGCTGGAACGTCCCCGAGGAGCGCGCCGAGCTCGCCTGCCTGCTGGTCTCCGAGGTCGTCACCAACGTCGTGCTGCACGCCGCCAGCGCCAGCATCCCGCGCAGGGAGCTGACGATGGACGGTCCTCCGCTGTCGTTCGACGAGTCCTGGGACATCCCCGGCTTCGAGGACGAGATCATCAACGAGAAGGAGTTCACGCTCCGGTTGCGCCGGGGCGGGGAGTCCGTCTGGGTCGAGGTCTTCGACCAGGACCTCCGGCTGCCGCGCATCCGTAGCGCGGGGGAGAACGACGAGGGCGGACGGGGCCTCTATCTCGTCGACCAGCTCGCCAAGCGCTGGGGTTCCCGACCTACGAAGGAGGGCAAGGCCGTCTGGTTCGAGATCCCCACCAGATCGCGCTGA
- the pdxH gene encoding pyridoxamine 5'-phosphate oxidase, with protein MDAASRPPSMEGLRRTYQGLPLLEADLAPDPVSQFAAWFGDAVDAGLPEPNATVLATASAGGRPTARTVLLKGYDENGFVFYTNYESRKGRDMAENPRAALLFPWHSIRRQVRVEGAVVRLPREESAVYFRSRPYGSRIGAWASRQSAVVHSRDELDARYEELSERWPEDPPVPDFWGGLRVVPAEVEFWQGRTDRMHDRLRYRRSGAGWIVERLAP; from the coding sequence GTGGATGCCGCATCGCGACCGCCCTCGATGGAGGGACTTCGCCGCACGTACCAGGGGCTGCCTCTCCTTGAGGCGGACCTCGCCCCCGACCCCGTGTCGCAGTTCGCCGCCTGGTTCGGCGACGCCGTGGACGCCGGGCTTCCAGAGCCGAACGCGACAGTGCTGGCGACCGCCTCGGCGGGTGGCCGGCCGACTGCCAGAACCGTGCTGCTCAAGGGCTACGACGAGAACGGGTTCGTCTTCTACACCAACTACGAGTCGCGCAAGGGCCGTGACATGGCGGAGAACCCGAGGGCCGCCCTGCTGTTCCCCTGGCACTCCATCCGCCGCCAGGTGCGGGTGGAGGGGGCGGTGGTACGGCTGCCGCGCGAGGAGTCGGCCGTCTACTTCAGATCCCGGCCCTACGGGTCGAGGATCGGCGCCTGGGCATCGCGGCAGTCCGCGGTCGTGCACTCCAGGGACGAGTTGGACGCCCGCTACGAGGAGCTGTCGGAGCGCTGGCCGGAGGATCCGCCGGTTCCGGACTTCTGGGGTGGGCTGCGCGTGGTGCCGGCCGAGGTGGAGTTCTGGCAGGGCCGTACCGACCGCATGCATGACCGCCTCCGTTACCGGCGCTCCGGCGCCGGCTGGATCGTCGAACGCCTGGCTCCATGA
- a CDS encoding acyl-CoA dehydrogenase family protein has product MQRDLFEEEHRLFRETVREFLAREVAPHHAQWEKDGIVPREVWKKAGEIGMFGFGVPEEFGGAGITDFRYNAVIVEEIIAIGATGLGYSLHNDVMAPYFVDLTNDEQKARWLPGFTSGELITAIAMSEPGAGSDLQGIRTTAVREDDHYVVNGQKTFITNGINSDLVVAVTKTDPGAGARGISLLVVERGMEGFSRGRNLEKIGMHAQDTAELFFDNVRVPAANLLGPQEGQGFFQLMANLPQERLSIAVMAVAAAETVLRATIEYCKSRTAFGRNIGGFQNTRFVLAELDTEVEIARHYVDKCIRALNAGELTAVDAAKAKWWTTELQTKAIDRCLQLHGGYGYMMEYPVAKAWVDSRVQTIYGGTTEIMKEIIGRSFGF; this is encoded by the coding sequence ATGCAGCGAGACCTCTTCGAAGAGGAGCACCGGCTCTTCCGCGAGACAGTACGCGAGTTCCTGGCCCGTGAGGTGGCGCCCCATCACGCCCAGTGGGAGAAGGACGGCATCGTCCCCCGCGAGGTGTGGAAGAAGGCCGGAGAGATCGGCATGTTCGGTTTCGGAGTGCCCGAGGAGTTCGGCGGGGCGGGGATCACCGACTTCCGCTACAACGCCGTGATCGTCGAGGAGATCATCGCGATAGGCGCGACCGGCCTGGGGTACTCGCTGCACAACGACGTCATGGCGCCGTACTTCGTGGACCTCACCAACGACGAGCAGAAGGCCCGCTGGCTGCCCGGGTTCACCAGTGGCGAGCTCATCACCGCGATCGCGATGAGCGAGCCCGGCGCAGGTAGCGACCTGCAGGGCATCCGGACGACCGCCGTCCGCGAGGACGACCACTACGTGGTCAACGGCCAGAAGACCTTCATCACCAACGGCATCAACTCCGACCTGGTCGTCGCGGTCACGAAGACCGACCCGGGGGCGGGCGCCCGCGGGATCTCGCTGCTGGTCGTCGAACGGGGCATGGAGGGCTTCAGCCGGGGCCGCAACCTGGAGAAGATCGGCATGCACGCCCAGGACACGGCGGAGCTGTTCTTCGACAACGTCCGGGTTCCCGCGGCCAACCTGCTGGGGCCACAGGAGGGACAGGGCTTCTTCCAGCTCATGGCCAACCTGCCGCAGGAGCGCCTGTCGATCGCGGTAATGGCGGTGGCGGCGGCGGAGACGGTCCTGCGGGCGACCATCGAGTACTGCAAGAGCCGCACGGCCTTCGGCCGCAACATCGGTGGTTTCCAGAACACCAGGTTCGTCCTGGCGGAGCTGGACACCGAGGTGGAGATCGCCCGTCACTACGTGGACAAGTGCATCCGAGCCCTCAACGCCGGGGAACTCACCGCTGTGGACGCCGCCAAGGCGAAGTGGTGGACCACGGAGCTGCAGACCAAGGCCATCGACCGCTGCCTGCAACTGCACGGCGGCTACGGCTACATGATGGAGTACCCCGTGGCCAAGGCCTGGGTCGACAGCCGTGTCCAGACCATCTACGGCGGCACCACCGAGATCATGAAAGAGATCATCGGCCGCTCATTCGGCTTCTGA